Proteins encoded by one window of Ovis canadensis isolate MfBH-ARS-UI-01 breed Bighorn chromosome 14, ARS-UI_OviCan_v2, whole genome shotgun sequence:
- the LOC138418500 gene encoding uncharacterized protein gives MELGLARGRTWLSCEALGLSVSEEAGPGSTVRPWVCRCLRRLDLCRYEALGLLHLRRLDLCRYEVQVCQCLRRLDLCRYEAQVCRCLRRLDLCRYEAWVCRCLRRLDLCRYEARVCRCLRRLDLCRYEARVCRCLRRLDLCRYEAQVCRCLRRLDLCRYEARVCRCLRRLDLCRYEARVCRCLRRLDLCRYEARVCRCLRRLDLCRYEARVCRCLVRLDLCRYEAQVCRCVRRLDLCRYEARVCRCQRRLDLCRYEARVCRCQRRLDLCRYEARVCRCVRRLDLCRYEARVCRCQRRLDLCRYEAWVCRCLRRLELVQVLGPGLSVSEEAGPVQV, from the exons ATGGAGCTGGGACTGGCTA GAGGCCGGACCTGGCTCAGCTGTGAGGCCCTGGGTCTGTCGGTGTCTGAGGAGGCCGGACCTGGCTCAACTGTGAGGCCCTGGGTCTGTCGGTGTCTGAGGAGGCTGGACCTGTGCAGGTATGAGGCCTTGGGTCTGTTGCATCTGAGGAGGCTGGACCTGTGCAGGTATGAGGTCCAGGTCTGTCAGTGTCTGAGGAGGCTGGACCTGTGCAGGTATGAGGCCCAGGTCTGTCGGTGTCTGAGGAGGCTGGACCTGTGCAGGTATGAGGCCTGGGTCTGTCGGTGTCTGAGGAGGCTGGACCTGTGCAGGTATGAGGCCCGGGTCTGTCGGTGTCTGAGGAGGCTGGACCTGTGCAGGTATGAGGCCCGGGTCTGTCGGTGTCTGAGGAGGCTGGACCTGTGCAGGTATGAGGCCCAGGTCTGTCGGTGTCTGAGGAGGCTGGACCTGTGCAGGTATGAGGCCCGGGTCTGTCGGTGTCTGAGGAGGCTGGACCTGTGCAGGTATGAGGCCCGGGTCTGTCGGTGTCTGAGGAGGCTGGACCTGTGCAGGTATGAGGCCCGGGTCTGTCGGTGTCTGAGGAGGCTGGACCTGTGCAGGTATGAGGCCCGGGTCTGTCGGTGTCTGGTGAGGTTGGACCTGTGCAGGTATGAGGCCCAGGTCTGTCGGTGTGTGAGGAGGCTGGACCTGTGCAGGTATGAGGCCCGGGTCTGTCGGTGTCAGAGGAGGCTGGACCTGTGCAGGTATGAGGCCCGGGTCTGTCGGTGTCAGAGGAGGCTGGACCTGTGCAG GTATGAGGCCCGGGTCTGTCGGTGTGTGAGGAGGCTGGACCTGTGCAGGTATGAGGCCCGGGTCTGTCGGTGTCAGAGGAGGCTGGACCTGTGCAGGTATGAGGCCTGGGTCTGTCGGTGTCTGAGGAGGCTGGAGCTGGTTCAGGTATTAGGCCCAGGTCTGTCAGTGTCTGAGGAGGCTGGACCTGTGCAGGTATGA